The following proteins are co-located in the Dietzia timorensis genome:
- a CDS encoding SDR family oxidoreductase: MRIAVLGATGEMGSRVAQNVRRQGHELVPVSRSAGVDVYSGEGLGAAFTGADAAIDCLNMMSLSAKKASDYFSRTSRNVVAAARDAGVERLVCLSIAGAADPEVNKIFGYYKGKAAQERVYLESFADCVVVRSTQWFQFLEVLVGMAAVGPVALLPKMMMAPVSADRVASLLVDAAVSGDQSEGRTLSIRGPESGYAADFVKRQLAEIGNVAGKSPRFVGSAPYMGSAIAKGGLVPGDGIVDDITFAEYLEALAR; encoded by the coding sequence ATGAGAATTGCGGTGCTCGGTGCGACGGGCGAGATGGGCTCCAGGGTGGCGCAGAACGTGCGACGTCAGGGGCACGAGCTGGTGCCGGTGAGCAGATCGGCCGGTGTCGACGTCTACTCGGGCGAGGGACTCGGCGCCGCGTTTACCGGTGCGGATGCCGCGATCGATTGCCTCAACATGATGTCACTGAGCGCGAAGAAGGCAAGTGACTACTTCAGCCGGACCTCGCGCAACGTCGTCGCTGCGGCGCGCGACGCCGGCGTGGAGCGACTGGTGTGCTTGTCGATTGCCGGCGCCGCCGACCCAGAGGTCAACAAGATATTCGGCTACTACAAAGGTAAAGCCGCCCAAGAACGTGTGTACCTCGAAAGCTTTGCGGACTGCGTGGTGGTGCGCTCTACCCAGTGGTTCCAGTTCCTCGAGGTTCTCGTGGGAATGGCGGCGGTCGGGCCGGTCGCGTTGCTGCCGAAAATGATGATGGCCCCGGTGTCCGCCGATCGGGTGGCGTCATTGCTCGTCGACGCGGCCGTGTCTGGCGATCAATCGGAGGGAAGGACTCTCTCCATCCGAGGGCCGGAATCCGGGTACGCGGCGGATTTCGTCAAGCGGCAGCTCGCGGAGATCGGGAACGTCGCCGGTAAGTCGCCGCGCTTCGTGGGATCCGCGCCGTACATGGGTTCGGCGATCGCGAAAGGTGGACTCGTGCCGGGCGACGGCATCGTTGACGACATCACGTTCGCCGAGTACCTCGAAGCGCTGGCGCGCTAG
- a CDS encoding LysR family transcriptional regulator yields the protein MSGFSAEPTGVGRIDVTRLCRIFVAVAEHRSFGLAADYLGLSQPSVSQSIRRFEAQIGFEVFRRTRDGAVLSEEGRQLLPLARVVVRDVDSFELAATQLASDRDSISIGVGLAAPAWVAAAAARAASSLATRVAVERGADSALIEKVETGELSAVIVEFPSPLGDLVKGVGHVAERRLAIPEGRASAASTRTPWSEVSGLDLAITPRALGPAAWDQLTDRLTDAAGPRSITEVEATDHLLPAVAGRTCFAVVDASATALPGTTLVPLPATFSAQYRVLVHPDRQVAADGTDVRSVLDRGVRRANPQVRE from the coding sequence GTGAGCGGATTTAGTGCAGAGCCAACCGGTGTCGGCCGCATCGACGTGACACGACTGTGCCGGATCTTCGTCGCCGTCGCAGAACATCGCAGCTTCGGCCTGGCCGCGGATTACCTCGGACTCAGCCAACCCTCGGTATCGCAGAGCATCCGGCGCTTCGAAGCACAGATAGGTTTCGAGGTGTTCCGCCGTACCCGCGATGGCGCGGTACTCAGCGAAGAAGGGCGCCAGCTGCTCCCATTGGCCCGGGTCGTCGTGCGCGATGTGGATAGTTTTGAGCTCGCGGCGACCCAGCTCGCCTCGGACCGAGATTCCATCTCCATCGGCGTCGGACTCGCCGCCCCGGCATGGGTCGCTGCGGCAGCCGCCCGCGCGGCGTCGTCCCTGGCCACCAGGGTCGCTGTCGAACGCGGCGCGGATTCCGCCCTGATCGAGAAGGTCGAGACCGGAGAGCTCTCCGCGGTGATCGTCGAGTTCCCTTCGCCGCTCGGCGATCTCGTCAAGGGGGTTGGGCATGTCGCCGAGCGCCGGCTCGCGATTCCCGAAGGGCGCGCTTCCGCGGCGTCGACGCGGACACCGTGGTCCGAGGTCAGCGGGCTTGATCTCGCCATAACACCTCGTGCATTGGGGCCGGCGGCCTGGGATCAGCTCACCGATCGCCTCACAGACGCCGCCGGGCCACGCTCGATCACCGAGGTCGAAGCGACTGATCACCTTTTGCCCGCCGTGGCGGGGAGGACGTGTTTCGCGGTGGTCGACGCGAGCGCAACAGCGTTGCCGGGCACTACGCTCGTGCCATTACCCGCGACGTTCTCGGCCCAATATCGCGTGCTCGTCCATCCCGACCGCCAGGTGGCCGCCGACGGAACGGACGTGCGTTCTGTCCTCGACCGCGGGGTACGCCGAGCGAACCCACAGGTCCGGGAATAA
- a CDS encoding serine hydrolase yields the protein MDDTTRTIRNLLAEAGCDGWCHAQVIGDPGTGIGLRSSAPVVISSMYKVHLMVAACRSNQQGLLDFDRRIRVEPGRYAPGPTGFALFSDVVEVSLRDVVRSMITVSDNTSAGIVYELLPSGALEDTLSRLELTAARIFPHPGERSIPASAEPGATAAEDAAYVIAAFAADDAGTEFDPAYYSQSTTAEMCTVLDLIWTDTAADAAQCAFMRQLLAEQVWRHRVASGFSPRRFEVAGKTGTIDRVRAETSVVTPSGERPIALSIVTRAARAEPELPEVDRTIGRIARVLVDALRQRHDLHV from the coding sequence ATGGACGACACGACGCGAACAATCCGAAACCTGCTCGCCGAGGCAGGCTGCGATGGCTGGTGCCATGCCCAGGTCATAGGCGATCCCGGAACGGGAATCGGTCTCCGCTCGAGCGCCCCAGTCGTCATCTCGTCGATGTACAAGGTGCACCTCATGGTTGCCGCATGCCGATCCAACCAACAGGGCCTGCTCGACTTCGACCGCAGAATTCGTGTCGAGCCGGGGCGTTACGCACCCGGCCCCACCGGCTTCGCGCTGTTTTCCGACGTCGTCGAGGTTTCCCTCCGCGATGTGGTCCGATCGATGATCACCGTGTCGGACAATACATCGGCAGGGATCGTCTACGAACTGCTCCCCTCCGGCGCACTCGAAGACACTCTGTCCAGACTGGAATTGACCGCGGCGCGCATCTTCCCCCACCCCGGCGAGCGCTCGATACCCGCATCGGCCGAGCCGGGCGCCACTGCCGCCGAGGACGCGGCGTACGTGATTGCCGCGTTCGCCGCCGACGATGCCGGCACCGAGTTCGACCCGGCGTACTACTCACAGTCGACCACCGCAGAAATGTGCACGGTCCTCGATCTCATCTGGACGGACACTGCCGCCGACGCCGCACAATGCGCCTTCATGCGGCAACTGCTTGCCGAGCAGGTGTGGCGCCACCGCGTCGCCTCCGGATTCTCCCCGCGCAGATTCGAAGTCGCGGGGAAGACGGGAACGATCGATCGCGTCCGGGCGGAAACCTCGGTCGTCACCCCATCCGGTGAGCGCCCGATCGCCCTCTCGATCGTCACGAGGGCGGCGCGTGCCGAGCCCGAACTCCCCGAGGTCGATAGGACCATCGGCCGAATCGCCCGGGTTCTTGTCGACGCACTCCGACAAAGACACGACCTGCACGTATAA
- a CDS encoding penicillin-binding transpeptidase domain-containing protein — protein sequence MRPSTPISAVSLAFVVGFTSGCSALNPFDNPRQDRVEELADALHAKDFARAASLTNDPLTAEADIRKTFDNVGDSALDIDVPDIDGGARSYSLSNTWTLPNGQTAHSEGALDFALDGRSEEIKWSPALFDGRLGTGGHLTFAENKTLTTPIVDRHGIPIMEWSTVTAISIDSRTPENSLDALAETTSSIDPSITADGFRAQLDAEEPGTRFAALSLREDDIAPLRSTIEQLEGVTLSEQGKLLGSDPKISSPAFAGLPEYWTDKLDDGAGWSFSGTGPAGSFDIAAERPNELPSIRTSIDVPIQAAAQKAVDARQEPAVIVAVEPTSGGILGVAQNDSASAQGPIALSGSFPPGSTFKTVTTAAALGTGAADPDTVLPCPAQTTVDGRAIPNDENFDLGDVPLHTAFAQSCNTTQAILSADLGADDMKDTAAQLGLGVDFDAPGITTITGQVPVTKNGPERVEAAIGQGTVTASPFGIALMEAAVANGGSVVPPWLIDGEDTKASASPQPMDPKFAESLSAMMQETVSSGTASSLARFEGLGGKTGTAEVDGKSAHGWFAGIVDNVAFCAFIEGADSSGPAVTMSGDFLDNAGEAIYR from the coding sequence ATGCGTCCAAGCACACCAATTTCCGCCGTCTCGCTCGCCTTCGTCGTTGGGTTTACCTCCGGCTGCAGCGCGCTCAACCCATTCGACAATCCGCGCCAGGACAGGGTCGAGGAGCTCGCCGATGCGTTACACGCGAAGGATTTCGCTCGTGCGGCGTCATTGACGAACGATCCGCTGACTGCGGAGGCGGATATCAGAAAGACGTTCGACAATGTGGGCGATTCCGCTCTCGACATCGACGTACCGGACATCGACGGTGGCGCACGCAGTTACTCGCTGTCGAACACGTGGACCTTGCCAAACGGCCAAACAGCGCACAGCGAAGGTGCGCTGGACTTCGCACTCGATGGACGCTCGGAGGAGATCAAGTGGTCACCCGCGCTCTTCGACGGCCGCCTCGGTACCGGCGGGCACCTCACCTTCGCCGAGAATAAGACCTTGACCACCCCCATCGTCGACCGGCACGGCATTCCGATCATGGAGTGGAGCACCGTCACGGCGATCTCCATCGACTCGAGAACTCCGGAAAATTCGCTCGACGCTTTGGCCGAAACAACGTCGTCGATCGATCCCTCGATTACCGCTGATGGTTTCCGAGCGCAGCTCGACGCTGAGGAACCGGGTACACGGTTCGCGGCCCTTTCGCTGCGCGAAGACGACATCGCGCCGCTACGCTCAACAATTGAACAACTGGAAGGTGTCACACTCAGCGAGCAAGGAAAACTCCTCGGCTCCGATCCGAAAATCAGCTCGCCAGCCTTCGCCGGTCTGCCCGAATACTGGACCGACAAGCTGGATGACGGCGCCGGCTGGTCATTCTCGGGAACCGGACCCGCAGGGTCATTCGATATTGCCGCCGAGCGCCCCAACGAACTCCCGTCGATCCGTACGAGTATCGACGTTCCGATCCAGGCCGCAGCCCAGAAGGCAGTGGACGCCCGACAAGAGCCCGCTGTGATCGTCGCGGTGGAGCCGACAAGCGGCGGCATTCTCGGCGTCGCGCAGAACGACTCCGCTTCAGCGCAAGGCCCCATCGCGTTGTCCGGCTCATTTCCTCCCGGTTCCACATTCAAGACCGTGACGACTGCAGCCGCGCTTGGCACAGGTGCCGCCGATCCCGACACCGTCCTGCCATGTCCGGCGCAGACAACGGTCGACGGCCGAGCCATACCAAATGACGAGAACTTCGATCTCGGCGACGTGCCACTCCATACCGCCTTCGCCCAGTCGTGCAACACGACACAGGCAATACTGTCGGCCGATCTCGGGGCTGACGACATGAAGGACACCGCGGCTCAGCTCGGGCTCGGAGTGGATTTCGACGCTCCCGGAATCACCACGATCACTGGTCAGGTGCCGGTCACGAAGAACGGGCCCGAACGGGTCGAGGCCGCCATCGGACAAGGAACTGTGACGGCCAGTCCGTTCGGCATTGCGCTCATGGAGGCAGCTGTGGCCAATGGTGGTTCCGTCGTTCCCCCGTGGTTGATTGACGGCGAGGACACAAAGGCTTCGGCATCTCCCCAGCCGATGGATCCGAAGTTTGCCGAGTCACTGAGTGCGATGATGCAGGAGACCGTGTCCTCGGGCACTGCGAGTTCACTCGCACGATTCGAAGGCTTAGGTGGCAAGACCGGCACCGCCGAGGTCGATGGCAAGTCCGCTCACGGATGGTTTGCGGGCATCGTCGACAACGTCGCCTTCTGCGCATTTATCGAAGGCGCAGACAGCTCCGGGCCTGCAGTAACGATGAGTGGAGACTTTCTGGACAACGCCGGAGAAGCGATCTACCGGTGA
- a CDS encoding diacylglycerol kinase, producing the protein MTAEKDTSDAAGTSAAQDKWGETPIRRIALLTNPAAGLGSAKAVGAKARRRFAELDIEVSSIEGDSGEASQALAADAIADPSIDAVVACGGDGLIGLALQAQAQSGKPLGIIPAGTGNDHAREYRIPTDTKRACDVIAKGFFTTTDLGVIRPAGEPDADPYWFGTIACAGFDSRVSDRTNTITWPRGQMRYNLAIALEFFNFHSIPARIVLDHTTELTEPLTLIAVGNTATYGGGMRICPDADHHDGLFDVTVLERMNRFRAASKFGKIFTGSFVEEEGVSTYRAKHVRIEMEGVNGYADGDRWGPLPMDVEVVPGAGRYLVPPP; encoded by the coding sequence ATGACGGCGGAGAAGGACACCAGTGACGCGGCTGGAACCTCCGCAGCGCAGGACAAGTGGGGAGAGACGCCGATCCGGCGAATCGCGCTCCTCACCAATCCCGCAGCCGGCCTGGGTTCGGCGAAGGCCGTCGGCGCGAAGGCGCGCCGACGGTTCGCGGAGCTGGACATCGAGGTCTCCTCGATCGAGGGCGATAGCGGCGAGGCCTCGCAGGCGCTGGCCGCGGACGCCATCGCGGATCCCTCGATCGACGCTGTGGTGGCGTGCGGCGGAGACGGTCTCATCGGGCTGGCGCTGCAGGCGCAGGCGCAAAGTGGGAAGCCGTTGGGGATCATCCCCGCCGGGACGGGCAATGACCACGCCCGTGAATACCGAATCCCGACCGACACGAAACGCGCGTGCGACGTCATCGCGAAAGGCTTTTTCACCACCACCGACCTCGGCGTGATCCGCCCGGCAGGGGAGCCGGATGCCGACCCCTACTGGTTCGGGACGATCGCGTGCGCCGGCTTCGATTCGCGCGTGTCCGACCGGACGAACACCATCACATGGCCGCGCGGGCAGATGCGCTACAACCTCGCGATCGCGCTCGAGTTCTTCAACTTCCACTCGATTCCGGCGAGGATCGTGCTCGACCACACCACCGAGCTCACCGAGCCGTTGACACTCATCGCGGTCGGCAATACGGCCACCTATGGCGGCGGCATGCGGATCTGTCCCGACGCCGACCACCACGACGGGCTGTTCGACGTGACCGTGCTCGAGCGCATGAATCGCTTCCGCGCGGCGTCGAAGTTCGGGAAGATCTTTACCGGCTCGTTCGTCGAGGAAGAGGGCGTGAGCACGTACCGTGCGAAGCACGTGCGCATCGAGATGGAGGGGGTCAACGGCTACGCCGACGGCGACCGCTGGGGTCCGCTCCCGATGGACGTCGAGGTCGTGCCCGGCGCGGGGCGGTACCTCGTGCCCCCGCCGTAA